The candidate division WOR-3 bacterium genome includes a region encoding these proteins:
- the hisC gene encoding histidinol-phosphate transaminase yields MSFLPRPNISAIKTYKPGKPIEEVARELNLVGKIIKLASNENPLGTSPKALNAIKKYLSETYLYPDDNGYYLKQKLAEKHNVSIDNIILGNGSVELIYFACLTFLNPYERLMRSAGSFLMAKIGAEVVGSMTQDIPLKEYRHDLHRMLSEITAQTKIIYLDNPINPLGTCIWANELDEFMDKVPNFVLVVIDEAYYDYITEKEYPNSLKYLQEGKNVLILRTFSKIYGLAGLRIGYGIASPEIINSMMKVRTPFNVNRLAQVAAIAALDDWSHIKRSRRINEQGKKYLYRELSKLKIFYLPTYANFIFTNFATDSKDIFEALQQRRVITRTIKEYGFPNALRISIGTPAENRKLIKELTEVLIS; encoded by the coding sequence ATGAGTTTTTTACCAAGACCTAATATTTCAGCAATAAAGACCTATAAACCAGGAAAACCGATTGAAGAGGTTGCCCGAGAACTGAATTTGGTGGGCAAGATTATTAAACTGGCATCCAATGAAAATCCTTTGGGAACATCGCCTAAAGCTCTTAATGCCATAAAAAAATATCTTTCCGAGACATATCTCTACCCGGATGATAATGGGTATTATCTTAAACAGAAGTTAGCCGAAAAACATAATGTCAGTATCGATAATATCATTTTAGGTAATGGTTCGGTGGAATTGATTTATTTTGCTTGTCTTACTTTCTTAAACCCTTATGAACGATTAATGCGCAGTGCGGGTTCTTTCTTAATGGCAAAAATTGGTGCAGAAGTGGTTGGTAGTATGACTCAAGATATACCACTCAAAGAATATCGTCACGATTTGCATCGGATGCTGTCGGAAATTACGGCTCAGACTAAAATCATCTATCTTGATAACCCGATTAATCCCCTTGGAACTTGCATATGGGCTAATGAACTGGATGAGTTTATGGATAAAGTGCCGAATTTTGTCTTAGTGGTTATCGACGAAGCCTATTATGATTATATCACCGAGAAAGAGTATCCGAATTCTTTGAAATATCTTCAGGAAGGGAAAAATGTTTTGATTTTAAGGACTTTTTCTAAAATTTATGGTTTAGCCGGATTAAGAATTGGATATGGTATTGCGTCACCGGAAATTATTAATAGTATGATGAAAGTGCGCACGCCGTTTAATGTTAATCGGTTAGCACAGGTAGCCGCAATTGCGGCTTTGGATGATTGGAGTCATATTAAGCGCAGCCGCCGAATCAATGAGCAAGGCAAAAAATACTTGTATCGGGAACTGAGTAAACTGAAGATTTTTTATTTACCAACTTATGCTAATTTTATCTTTACCAATTTTGCGACTGATTCGAAAGACATTTTCGAAGCCTTACAACAACGCCGAGTTATTACCCGCACGATTAAAGAGTATGGTTTTCCTAATGCTTTGCGCATCAGTATCGGAACACCAGCGGAAAATAGAAAATTAATCAAAGAGTTGACCGAAGTACTTATATCATAA
- a CDS encoding TldD/PmbA family protein: protein MQSAQVTGIDKDLVAVALNSAKMKGASYVDVRLIRKQEEEMMIKNGRVEVLKKDEDAGVGIRVIAQGCWGFAATAKLNKEDVAKTASLAVRVAKASSTLKAKDVFLDSKGKIIGEYKTTIIKDPFTVSLEDKMSLLLQVDEIMRKVKGVSLVESYLSFNKKFQIFAASDDSYIEQWIYQSGGFIAATAVKGNITGERSYPGMHGHYKTAGYEFIESQKFLENAQRVAEESVALTTARECPDVTTTVICDGSMTAIQIHETIGHPTELDRVLGTEVSLAGKSHLTIDKLYKFQMGSPIVNITADATIEGGLGSFGFDDEGVPAQKTYLIKDGIFNGYLTSRETAPVINQSSNGAMRADSWASIPLIRMTNINLLPGTWTLEDLIADTEDGIYLESAGSPSIDDMRLNYHISSEIGWLIKNGKKTEMVRRPSYSGISYEIWRNCDAICNENYWEVWGVPNCGKGDPMQTMTVGHGASPARFRNIRIGK from the coding sequence ATGCAATCTGCACAAGTTACTGGAATCGATAAGGATTTAGTCGCGGTAGCACTCAATTCGGCTAAGATGAAAGGTGCCAGTTATGTCGATGTCCGTTTGATTAGAAAACAAGAAGAAGAAATGATGATAAAAAATGGACGAGTTGAAGTATTAAAAAAAGATGAAGATGCTGGTGTTGGTATTAGAGTAATTGCTCAAGGATGCTGGGGATTTGCCGCAACTGCTAAATTAAATAAAGAAGATGTGGCTAAAACTGCAAGTTTAGCAGTGCGTGTGGCTAAAGCATCTTCAACCTTAAAGGCAAAAGATGTGTTTTTGGATTCGAAAGGAAAAATCATCGGAGAATATAAAACTACAATAATTAAAGACCCATTTACGGTTTCATTAGAAGATAAAATGTCGTTACTTTTACAAGTTGATGAAATAATGCGAAAAGTCAAAGGTGTCAGTTTAGTTGAAAGTTATCTCTCATTTAACAAGAAATTTCAAATCTTTGCCGCAAGCGATGATTCTTATATTGAGCAGTGGATTTATCAATCTGGTGGTTTTATTGCTGCAACTGCTGTTAAAGGTAATATTACCGGTGAGCGTTCTTATCCAGGAATGCACGGCCATTATAAAACTGCTGGTTACGAATTTATCGAATCACAAAAGTTTTTAGAAAATGCCCAACGCGTCGCAGAAGAATCTGTTGCCTTAACAACTGCTCGAGAATGCCCAGATGTAACGACAACCGTCATCTGTGACGGTTCAATGACTGCTATCCAAATACACGAAACTATCGGTCATCCTACAGAACTTGACCGGGTGTTAGGCACAGAAGTAAGTTTAGCCGGTAAAAGCCATTTGACTATTGATAAATTGTATAAATTTCAGATGGGGTCACCAATTGTAAATATAACGGCTGATGCAACAATTGAAGGTGGTCTTGGTTCTTTTGGTTTTGATGATGAAGGTGTGCCGGCCCAAAAAACCTATCTGATAAAGGACGGCATTTTTAATGGTTATCTAACATCACGAGAAACCGCGCCAGTTATTAATCAGTCGTCCAACGGCGCAATGCGGGCAGATTCTTGGGCATCGATTCCACTTATCCGAATGACTAATATCAATCTTCTACCTGGAACTTGGACATTGGAAGATTTAATTGCAGATACTGAAGATGGCATTTATCTTGAATCAGCCGGTTCACCCAGTATCGACGATATGCGACTAAATTATCATATCTCTTCAGAAATTGGATGGCTAATTAAAAATGGTAAAAAGACCGAGATGGTTAGACGTCCTTCTTATTCCGGCATCTCTTATGAAATCTGGCGTAATTGTGACGCAATTTGTAATGAGAACTATTGGGAAGTTTGGGGTGTGCCCAATTGTGGAAAAGGTGACCCAATGCAAACAATGACCGTAGGCCATGGAGCTTCACCCGCACGCTTCCGCAATATTAGAATAGGTAAATAA
- a CDS encoding 2,3-bisphosphoglycerate-independent phosphoglycerate mutase: MQLLKALLSPNQKKILLIVIDGLGGLPLQDKTELETAKTPNLDNLAKDSSLGLTVPVDDGITPGSGPAHLALFGYDPVKHQIGRGILEALGVGLEVGPDDVCVRANFATIQNGIIVDRRAGRISTEENQRICNKLSEKIKKIEDVEIIIRPGKEHRLVVVFRGKDLSSDLTESDPQKEGRPPIKISATSPQASKSERIVNLFVDQLANLLKDEPKANYILLRGFAQNPSLEPMSSRYPIKPAAIATYPMYKGIASLVGMKVLDAGETWEAEIETLTKNFNEYDFFYLHFKEVDMKGEDGDFHGKVKLIEKFDTLLPAILKLNFDVITITSDHSTPAVLKGHSWHPNPFLLYSEYCRKDNWEKFSEKNCAKGSLGIFPQTKVMQLLLAHSLKLKKFGA; encoded by the coding sequence ATGCAATTATTGAAGGCACTTTTATCACCAAACCAAAAGAAAATTCTATTGATTGTTATTGATGGATTGGGTGGTCTTCCCCTGCAAGATAAAACTGAACTGGAAACGGCTAAGACGCCAAATCTTGATAATTTGGCTAAAGACAGTAGTTTGGGATTGACAGTTCCTGTGGATGATGGTATTACTCCTGGTAGTGGGCCGGCTCATTTGGCTCTGTTCGGTTACGACCCGGTTAAACATCAAATTGGCCGAGGTATTTTAGAAGCACTGGGCGTGGGTTTAGAAGTTGGACCTGACGATGTATGCGTGCGAGCAAATTTTGCAACAATCCAAAATGGAATTATTGTTGACCGGCGTGCGGGTAGAATTTCTACTGAAGAAAACCAAAGAATTTGCAATAAACTGTCAGAAAAGATTAAAAAGATTGAAGATGTGGAAATCATTATTCGTCCCGGCAAAGAACATCGTTTAGTCGTAGTATTTCGTGGCAAAGATTTAAGTTCTGATTTAACTGAATCTGACCCACAGAAGGAAGGCAGACCACCAATAAAAATTTCTGCCACATCTCCTCAAGCAAGTAAAAGTGAAAGAATTGTGAATCTTTTTGTCGACCAATTAGCCAATTTGTTAAAAGATGAACCGAAAGCTAATTATATCTTATTGCGGGGGTTTGCTCAAAATCCATCTCTTGAGCCAATGAGCAGTCGCTATCCTATAAAACCAGCAGCAATCGCAACTTATCCAATGTATAAAGGCATTGCCAGTTTAGTGGGTATGAAAGTATTAGACGCAGGTGAAACTTGGGAAGCAGAGATTGAAACTTTAACGAAAAATTTTAACGAATATGATTTCTTTTATCTCCATTTTAAGGAAGTAGATATGAAAGGCGAAGACGGCGACTTTCACGGTAAGGTTAAATTGATTGAAAAATTTGATACACTTCTGCCAGCAATTCTTAAACTCAATTTTGATGTCATCACTATAACCTCAGACCATTCAACACCAGCCGTGCTTAAAGGTCATTCTTGGCATCCCAATCCGTTTTTACTTTACTCAGAATATTGTCGAAAAGATAATTGGGAAAAGTTTTCAGAAAAAAATTGTGCTAAAGGTAGTCTTGGTATCTTTCCTCAAACTAAAGTAATGCAATTATTATTAGCCCATAGTCTCAAATTGAAAAAATTTGGTGCCTAA
- a CDS encoding TldD/PmbA family protein → MIDKNKTKELLSAALTPLDMSEVGIFSIQRGTTRFANSTIHQNITVENPYLWTRVIIDSSEGKRIGGLSTRNLTPTGVKMAICKAAELAMHSTPDKDFVSLPKPTTKSKIKEHKTEVIEVVTPEQRASAVREIVKICKRYNLDVAGVIHTSTYSLGIRNNFGIDKYAQGMDTYVSVTAMSENSSGFTAAANKKFDNINWKELAEIASEKALLSKNPKEISPGTYTVLLEPFAVAEIIMFLGWLEFGAKAFAEKRSIISKNLGKQITGENITIVDDSAHPLSLALPFDFEGVDRKKVLLIDKGIAKGVVFDSFYANKLKKTNTGHALPQPNPYGPFPANLVVKPGTKSMSDMLKMLDKGILVTRFWYTRVVDPDKTLITGLTRDGTFWVENGKIQYGIKNLRYTINIYETLKQVIAISKENFLTGENASVVAPALLIKDFNFTGKTQY, encoded by the coding sequence ATGATTGATAAGAATAAAACTAAAGAATTACTTTCTGCGGCATTAACACCTTTAGATATGAGTGAAGTGGGTATTTTCTCTATTCAGCGGGGAACAACACGTTTTGCTAATTCTACAATCCATCAGAATATAACAGTGGAAAATCCTTATCTATGGACCAGAGTGATAATCGATTCTTCCGAAGGCAAACGGATTGGTGGGCTTTCTACCCGTAACTTGACACCGACAGGAGTAAAAATGGCAATCTGCAAAGCAGCCGAATTAGCAATGCATTCAACTCCAGATAAAGATTTTGTTAGTCTTCCTAAACCGACTACAAAGTCAAAAATTAAAGAGCATAAGACAGAAGTAATCGAGGTTGTTACTCCTGAGCAAAGAGCATCGGCAGTGAGAGAAATTGTTAAGATCTGCAAAAGATATAATTTAGATGTTGCTGGGGTAATCCATACTAGCACTTATAGTTTGGGTATTAGAAATAATTTCGGAATTGATAAATATGCTCAAGGAATGGATACTTATGTTTCCGTTACCGCAATGTCGGAAAATAGTTCTGGATTTACTGCTGCTGCAAATAAGAAATTTGATAATATTAATTGGAAAGAATTAGCCGAAATCGCATCGGAAAAAGCCCTCTTAAGTAAAAATCCCAAAGAAATTTCACCTGGTACCTATACGGTATTATTAGAACCATTTGCAGTTGCTGAGATTATTATGTTTCTTGGTTGGCTTGAGTTTGGCGCTAAAGCGTTTGCTGAAAAACGCTCGATAATCTCTAAAAACTTAGGAAAACAAATTACCGGCGAAAATATTACTATAGTTGATGATTCCGCACATCCTCTATCACTCGCGCTTCCTTTTGATTTTGAAGGGGTTGACCGAAAAAAAGTGTTACTGATTGATAAAGGTATTGCTAAAGGAGTTGTTTTTGATTCGTTCTATGCTAACAAACTCAAAAAAACCAATACCGGCCATGCATTACCGCAACCTAATCCTTATGGTCCGTTTCCAGCAAATTTGGTAGTGAAACCAGGGACAAAATCAATGAGTGATATGCTGAAGATGTTGGATAAAGGTATTTTAGTTACCAGATTCTGGTATACAAGAGTAGTAGACCCAGATAAGACTTTAATTACCGGCTTAACCCGTGACGGCACATTCTGGGTAGAAAATGGCAAAATCCAATATGGCATAAAAAATCTTCGTTATACGATAAATATCTATGAAACCTTAAAACAAGTAATCGCCATCTCTAAAGAAAATTTTCTCACAGGCGAAAATGCTTCAGTTGTGGCTCCAGCCCTTTTAATTAAAGATTTTAATTTTACGGGAAAAACTCAATACTGA
- a CDS encoding glycosyltransferase family 2 protein translates to MVKYSIIVPAFNEEENIVPLIERLSQVVTSDYEVILVDDGSRDGTYKKAVELASTYKFLRVKQHKRNLGKTEAILTGAYASKGQYLIIFDADLQYSPSDIPKFVAELENGADMCVGWKQGKYEKRGVSNIYNFLARKIFGLKVHDLNAMKAFRKELLWDVVSLRKDWHRYLVPLAHDKGYEIRELKVPIYPRYAGKPKYQSLFRIFIGLFDLLAVGFQIRIMRKPMLYLGIIGFVTMMLGILVGVIALILRFLGHGFRPLLYLVILLILAGLLVFGFGFIGEAVAHISERLERIEKEIQNSKFSEKNRSEKI, encoded by the coding sequence GTGGTCAAGTATTCAATAATTGTTCCTGCTTTCAATGAAGAGGAAAATATTGTTCCGCTTATTGAGAGATTATCGCAAGTTGTGACATCTGATTATGAGGTTATATTGGTTGATGACGGAAGTAGGGATGGCACATATAAGAAAGCGGTAGAACTGGCATCAACTTATAAGTTTTTAAGAGTCAAGCAGCATAAGCGGAATTTGGGTAAGACAGAAGCAATACTGACAGGTGCTTACGCCTCTAAAGGGCAATATTTGATTATATTTGATGCTGACCTTCAATATTCTCCATCTGATATTCCCAAGTTTGTTGCGGAATTAGAAAATGGCGCAGATATGTGTGTGGGCTGGAAGCAAGGTAAATATGAAAAAAGAGGCGTTTCCAATATTTATAATTTTCTGGCACGAAAGATATTTGGCTTAAAAGTCCATGATTTGAATGCAATGAAGGCGTTTCGGAAGGAACTTTTGTGGGATGTAGTTTCTCTGCGTAAAGATTGGCATCGTTATCTTGTGCCATTAGCCCACGATAAGGGTTATGAGATTCGAGAACTAAAAGTCCCAATCTATCCTCGATATGCCGGTAAACCTAAATATCAAAGTCTGTTTCGGATTTTTATCGGTTTGTTTGATTTATTAGCAGTTGGTTTTCAAATCCGTATAATGCGTAAGCCGATGCTTTATCTCGGCATAATTGGTTTTGTAACAATGATGCTTGGAATCTTAGTTGGTGTCATTGCATTAATTCTAAGATTTCTTGGGCATGGCTTTAGACCTTTATTATATTTAGTGATTTTACTAATCTTAGCAGGATTATTAGTTTTCGGATTTGGCTTCATTGGTGAAGCGGTTGCCCACATTTCTGAGCGTCTGGAGCGCATTGAAAAAGAAATTCAGAATTCAAAATTTTCTGAAAAAAATCGCTCCGAAAAAATATAA
- the pheS gene encoding phenylalanine--tRNA ligase subunit alpha, giving the protein MDLVKVKQEAEEILQTIKTLDELEQLRIKYLGRKGIITLFLRELGQLPIQERRIQGELANRIKQELIQLIDNKKTELHIQEEIKKSQKRIDLTLPGKKSFLGYKHPITKVMEEIVQIFIGMGFEEKLGPEIETEWYNYTALNFPEEHPARDQIACFYLIENYLLRSHTSPVQIRVMEKSQPPIRIIAPGRVFRPDDFDASHSPVFHQVEGLYVDENVSMAELKGTLEKFCQKMFGLGVKVRFTPSYFPFTEPSAEVAISCVICDGQGCKTCKNTGWLEILGAGMVHPQVFSAVGYDSLKYSGYAFGMGVERITMIKYRIDDMRLFYENDIRFITQF; this is encoded by the coding sequence ATGGATTTAGTAAAAGTTAAACAAGAAGCCGAAGAAATTCTCCAAACCATCAAGACACTTGATGAGTTAGAGCAACTCCGCATAAAATACTTAGGCCGCAAAGGCATAATTACCCTATTCTTGCGAGAACTTGGTCAGTTACCGATTCAAGAACGCCGTATCCAAGGAGAATTGGCTAATCGTATCAAACAAGAATTAATCCAATTAATTGATAATAAAAAGACAGAACTGCACATTCAAGAGGAAATCAAAAAATCTCAGAAACGCATTGATTTAACTTTACCAGGTAAAAAATCATTCTTAGGCTATAAACATCCGATTACCAAAGTAATGGAAGAAATTGTTCAGATTTTTATCGGAATGGGATTTGAAGAAAAACTTGGTCCAGAAATAGAAACCGAATGGTATAATTATACTGCCTTAAATTTTCCGGAAGAACATCCCGCAAGAGACCAGATTGCCTGTTTCTATTTGATTGAGAATTATCTTTTAAGAAGTCACACTTCGCCGGTTCAGATTCGAGTTATGGAGAAAAGTCAACCACCAATAAGAATTATTGCCCCCGGTAGAGTTTTTCGACCAGATGATTTTGATGCTTCTCATTCTCCGGTCTTTCATCAGGTCGAAGGGCTGTATGTGGATGAAAATGTTAGTATGGCAGAATTAAAAGGAACTTTAGAAAAATTCTGTCAAAAAATGTTTGGTTTAGGAGTTAAAGTCAGATTTACTCCTTCGTATTTCCCATTTACTGAACCGAGCGCTGAGGTTGCTATCTCTTGTGTAATATGTGATGGTCAAGGGTGTAAAACCTGTAAAAATACCGGTTGGCTAGAGATTCTCGGTGCCGGTATGGTGCATCCGCAAGTGTTTTCCGCAGTCGGTTACGACTCATTGAAATATTCCGGTTATGCTTTCGGTATGGGGGTGGAAAGAATCACGATGATAAAGTATCGTATTGACGATATGAGATTATTTTATGAAAATGACATTCGTTTCATTACGCAGTTTTAA
- the rplT gene encoding 50S ribosomal protein L20, producing the protein MPRVTTGPATRKRRKKWLKRAKGYWGAKSKLYKTARLQVMKALQSAYRERKRKKRTFRSLWIVRINAALKPHNLSYSKFINGLKLAGIEMNRKTLSELAVRSPKDFDQIVTLVKSRLESEKSS; encoded by the coding sequence ATGCCAAGAGTAACAACTGGTCCAGCAACTCGCAAGCGCAGGAAAAAATGGCTCAAACGGGCTAAGGGCTATTGGGGCGCAAAGTCAAAACTTTATAAAACCGCACGTTTGCAAGTAATGAAAGCCTTGCAATCAGCCTATCGGGAGCGTAAACGCAAAAAGAGAACTTTCCGTTCGCTTTGGATTGTTCGCATTAATGCCGCACTGAAACCACATAATCTGAGTTACAGTAAGTTCATCAACGGCTTAAAATTAGCCGGAATCGAAATGAATCGCAAAACACTCTCCGAGTTAGCCGTCCGTAGCCCAAAAGATTTTGACCAAATTGTGACTTTAGTGAAATCACGCTTGGAAAGCGAAAAGTCTTCCTAA
- the purH gene encoding bifunctional phosphoribosylaminoimidazolecarboxamide formyltransferase/IMP cyclohydrolase, producing MKLQRAIISVWDKEGIVDLAQVLLELNIEILATGKTAELLKQAKIKVIEVSDYTGSPEILEGRVKTLHPKIAGGILSYRKDKDVDTTGIEPIDIVVCNLYPFEESLKKNLALNQMIEMIDIGGVTLLRAGAKNFEYVTVIPDKKFYPMIINELKEKNCISFETRQLLALKTFEIVAHYDSLIQEYFYHQLQSVNFAEYYTKTYIKSLPLRYGENPHQKAFYYQDPFSNFQIKQIQGKELSYNNLLDLDAVISIVQDFPKITCAIVKHNSPCGVATRDNPQDAYLKALESDNKSAFGGIVGFNCEVDGDTAKEMTKIFLEVITAPSFTNQALTMLKTKKNLRVVEYSGEMSPMLIRNCLGGILLQEKDIIKEDVKNWQVVSQRQPAPQEIADLEFAWKVVKFVKSNAIVLAKDKATIGIGAGQTSRIDAVEIAIKKAQGKLTGAVMASDGFFPFRDSIDLAGHNKIKAIIEPGGSINDKEVIEAANEHNITLLFTGTRHFRH from the coding sequence ATGAAATTACAAAGAGCGATTATTAGTGTTTGGGATAAAGAAGGTATTGTTGATTTGGCACAGGTCTTGCTCGAACTTAATATTGAGATACTCGCAACAGGCAAAACTGCAGAACTATTAAAGCAAGCAAAGATTAAAGTAATAGAAGTATCGGATTACACTGGTTCACCAGAAATTTTAGAAGGACGGGTAAAAACACTACATCCGAAAATTGCCGGTGGAATCCTTTCTTATCGTAAAGATAAAGATGTTGATACGACCGGGATTGAACCAATAGATATTGTGGTCTGTAATCTCTATCCCTTTGAAGAATCACTCAAGAAAAATCTTGCGCTTAATCAGATGATTGAGATGATAGACATTGGCGGGGTGACTTTACTCCGAGCCGGAGCAAAAAATTTTGAATATGTTACAGTTATTCCTGATAAAAAATTTTATCCGATGATTATAAATGAACTCAAAGAGAAAAACTGTATTTCCTTTGAAACGAGACAATTATTAGCGCTTAAAACATTTGAAATTGTTGCCCATTATGATAGTCTAATTCAAGAATATTTTTACCATCAATTGCAATCAGTAAACTTTGCTGAGTATTATACTAAAACTTATATTAAATCTTTACCATTACGCTATGGTGAAAATCCTCATCAAAAAGCATTTTACTATCAAGACCCATTTTCTAATTTTCAGATAAAGCAAATACAAGGTAAGGAACTTTCCTATAATAATCTGTTAGATTTAGATGCAGTAATATCTATTGTGCAAGATTTTCCTAAAATAACCTGTGCGATTGTAAAACATAATAGTCCTTGTGGTGTTGCAACCCGAGATAATCCTCAAGATGCCTATCTAAAGGCATTAGAGTCAGACAATAAATCAGCATTTGGTGGCATTGTCGGCTTTAATTGTGAAGTTGATGGAGATACGGCAAAAGAGATGACAAAGATATTTTTAGAGGTTATCACTGCGCCGTCATTTACTAATCAAGCATTAACAATGCTAAAAACTAAAAAGAATTTACGAGTTGTGGAATATTCGGGCGAAATGTCTCCGATGTTAATTCGCAACTGTCTTGGTGGAATACTTTTGCAAGAAAAGGATATAATAAAAGAAGATGTAAAGAACTGGCAGGTTGTCTCGCAACGGCAACCGGCTCCACAAGAAATTGCCGATTTAGAATTTGCCTGGAAGGTGGTTAAGTTTGTTAAATCCAATGCAATTGTTTTGGCAAAAGATAAAGCAACAATTGGTATCGGCGCAGGACAAACTTCAAGAATTGATGCCGTAGAAATTGCGATTAAAAAAGCACAAGGAAAATTAACTGGCGCAGTAATGGCTTCAGACGGATTCTTTCCTTTCCGCGATTCAATTGACCTTGCTGGACATAATAAGATAAAAGCAATTATTGAACCCGGCGGGTCGATTAACGATAAAGAGGTAATTGAAGCCGCAAATGAGCATAATATTACTTTGCTCTTTACCGGCACCAGGCACTTCCGACATTAA
- the rpmI gene encoding 50S ribosomal protein L35: MKLKTLSSLKKRVKITAQGKISRRKAGKSHLLSSKSRKRKRMLSHASIVDKSYEKKMKRLLPYA, from the coding sequence ATGAAATTAAAAACTTTAAGTTCATTGAAAAAAAGAGTGAAAATTACTGCTCAAGGCAAAATAAGTCGACGCAAAGCCGGCAAAAGCCATTTATTAAGTTCAAAATCAAGAAAAAGAAAACGAATGCTTTCCCACGCATCGATAGTTGATAAATCCTACGAAAAGAAAATGAAACGACTACTTCCTTATGCCTAA
- a CDS encoding flippase-like domain-containing protein: MKKSIFSIFQIIITLALMFYLVQKVNLKDAYAIMKQVNIYYYLMAIFLCFIFLLLSNWRWKILLDARNIRFSFGYLLKVYLASWLFNNILPTAIGGDVIRIAYTAQRDSETGRHRTSPALAAAFVDRFIGFIGIFFFASLASGVLFLAKMGSNRYLLLEIAGLVFLMVVMLAMFSDRVHRIFSQIFFHLKIFRLGERFERAYQEIKDYRQIKDKLVWSFLLSLLVQSAIAMVWWLIALGISVNKSLLYYFLYIPAIGVITMIPVSVGGLGIRENSFVYMFNTFVGIAKEKATAISALFLIINLIFAFIGGIVFLFIKRQAHYVVASTEQTQSDAIRHPLTPDHFSQNSKKQIADSEKQILVIKENKT, from the coding sequence ATGAAGAAAAGTATATTTTCCATATTTCAAATAATCATTACCCTTGCATTAATGTTTTATCTGGTTCAAAAAGTCAATTTAAAAGATGCGTATGCAATTATGAAACAAGTTAATATTTATTATTATCTGATGGCGATTTTTCTCTGTTTTATCTTTTTACTACTCAGTAATTGGCGATGGAAAATTCTATTGGATGCGCGTAATATTAGATTCTCTTTTGGTTATCTTTTAAAAGTCTATTTGGCATCTTGGCTTTTTAATAACATCTTACCGACGGCAATAGGTGGTGATGTTATTCGAATTGCCTATACTGCGCAAAGAGATTCAGAAACCGGCCGACATCGGACTTCGCCGGCATTAGCCGCAGCATTTGTTGACCGATTTATCGGTTTTATTGGTATTTTCTTTTTTGCCTCTTTAGCCTCAGGTGTGCTTTTTTTAGCGAAGATGGGTAGCAATCGCTACTTGCTTTTAGAAATAGCCGGCTTAGTGTTTTTAATGGTCGTAATGTTGGCAATGTTTTCTGACCGGGTGCACCGAATTTTTTCTCAAATATTTTTCCACCTAAAAATTTTTCGATTAGGCGAACGATTTGAACGGGCTTATCAAGAAATAAAAGATTATCGCCAAATTAAAGATAAACTTGTATGGAGTTTTCTGCTTTCACTGTTAGTTCAATCTGCAATTGCTATGGTGTGGTGGCTAATTGCGCTTGGTATTTCAGTCAATAAATCTCTCTTGTATTATTTCTTATATATTCCGGCAATTGGGGTAATAACCATGATTCCGGTATCTGTCGGCGGACTGGGTATAAGAGAAAATAGTTTTGTTTATATGTTTAATACCTTTGTGGGCATCGCCAAAGAAAAAGCCACTGCAATAAGTGCGCTCTTTTTGATAATTAATTTAATTTTTGCATTTATTGGCGGTATTGTGTTTTTATTTATCAAGCGACAAGCCCATTATGTGGTTGCATCCACAGAACAAACACAATCCGATGCAATTCGCCATCCGCTAACCCCTGACCATTTTTCGCAAAATAGTAAAAAACAGATTGCGGATAGCGAAAAACAGATTTTAGTAATTAAAGAAAACAAGACCTAA